AAGCGTTTATTTTGCTTACGCAGTAATCTTATTGCTCAATTTATCAATATCCCCGTTTTTGCCTTGACATTTATTGCGCTGCGGTACTATAGTCTAAGGCATTAATGGTGAGGATTGCTATTTCAATTGCTGACCCCGCCAGGGGAAAGCAGTATGCCAACGGATGAGCAGCTCTTTCAGTTTAAGTACCAGCCAGACCCCCTTCCGTGTCTGCAACCCGGAAGTAATCCGGCACAGTAGTAGGGGTAGCTATTAACTAAAAATGTAAAGAAAAGGAATTCTCAATTGGAGGACAAGGGATGAAAAGAAGAATAGTCTGGCCGGTAGTCAGTTTCCTGATGACGTTCTCCCTGGTGCTGGCAGCCTGCGCCCCGGCGGCGCCGACCACGCCGACTTCACCAACCACACCAACCTCACCCAGCACGCCGACAACACCCACAACCCCGACCATTCCCACCACGCCGATCACGCCCGGAGCAGAAACGGTGACGTTGCGCTTGACAAAGAAAGATGGTACGGCGGTGGAAAAGACGGTAGAGAAACCGCAGTATGGCGGCACGGTTAACTTTTTGCTGAACGCAGCGGGACGTATACAGTATTTTGATAATGTTTACACTAATACGCCCAGTCTGTATGCCCATATGCAAACACATGATGACCTGGTTAAGGGAAACTGGGCCATGGGGCGGGCCGGAACTGAAGAGATTGACTGGACTGGACCTCCCGGTGAAAAAATGTATGAGAGCTGGCGGGGCGCTATCGCTGAGAGCTGGGAAATACCTGATGAGGAGACTATCATCTACCATATCCGTAAAGGCGTTCGCTGGCATAATAACCCCAACCTGCCGGAAGCAAGCGCATTACTTGGGGGGAGAGAACTCACCGCTGACGATGTTGTCTTTTCCATTCTGCGAATGTATAACATGGAACCCAACTATCCGTCAGGAGACCTGTATGCCTGGAAAGCCAGAATGGCGCCTTATGAGCACCCGGTGTCAGTAAAGGCGCTGGACAAATGGACGGTGGAGGTCAAACTCCAGCCCGGATATATGGACACGCTGCTGGAAGCGACGGCTGATTTCCAGTTTATACAGGGCCCGGTTGAACTGGTCAAGAAATTCGGAGACGTACGGGATTGGCGGAACCACATCGGCACCGGCCCGTTTATGCTGGCAGACCATATCCCGGGTAGTGTGACCTCTTTCGTTCGGAACCCTAACTACTGGGACAGAGACCCCCTTCATCCCTCTAACCAGATACCCTATGTGGATAATGTCAAGATAATGGAAATCTCAGACAGGTCTACCCGCATGGCAGCCCTGCGCACCGGAAAAATTGACGTTCTGGGTGGTGATAGGTGGGGTTTGAATCTGGAAGATGCCAAGATCCTGCTGAATGGGGAACCCCGGCTGATGTATGACAAGCGTATACACTTCCAACCAAATTGGATAACACTCAGGATAGATAAGCCGGAGTTGCCCTGGTACGATAAAAGGGTGCGACATGCCCTCCAACTGGCGTTTGACAATGAAGCGGTCTTAAAAGATTACTATGGTGGAGAGGGAGCGTTGCTTGCCCATTACAGTAATATCGTAGCAGGATGGATGGATATGTATACTCCGGTTGAAGAGTTACCGGAGTCAAGCCGCAAGCTTTTTGAATACCATCCGGAGGAGGCGAAGAAGCTCCTGGCTGAGGCCGGGTACCCTGATGGTTTCCAAATTAAGGTTCTGGTTTCAGCCGTTGAAACCGAGCAGATTGATATCCTGTCGATATTTGCGGAATACTGGGCTAAGATTGGCGTTGAACTAATACCGGACGTAAGAGAAAGATCAGTATTCGTCTCGGTTTCCAATGGCAAGAAGCACGATCATGCGGTTATCGCCAGTTCGGCCGCTTTCATACCCTTTGCCTTCCAGGTCTTCAATATTACCGATACCCCTAACACAGCTATGGTTGACGATCCTTATATCAATGAAATACGCAAGAGGATTAAGGGTAGCTACGTCCGTAATGAACCTGAGGCCCGCCGAATAATGAAGGAGGAACTGGTGCCATACGTTATTGACCAGTCCTTCCAGATCTACTTTCCGGCACCGGAGGACTACGCTCTCTGGTGGCCGTGGCTAAAGGCTTACCACGGTGAATTTAGTATAGCTTATACTAACTACTGGTCCTGGACTCAATATGTCTGGATTGACCAGGAGCTAAAGAAGTCAATGGGATTCTAGTACCCGGCTTTATAGAAACAATCCTGGATAAGGGAGGCTAGTGGTTTTATCCGTTAGCCTCCCGATGAAAGACACAAGATAACCTTACTACGTGGTGGAGGAGAGATAAACTCTGATACCCCGGGATTTGCCGGGAATTGAAAGGCCGGGTCTTGGGAAAATATCAACCCGGACTTTTCATGGATTTTCCGTTAACCCCTTCTTAAAAGAATTTGACAGAAGCCTGGGACAAAGCTACACTTTAACTAGAAATGTTGTTTAAAGCCAGGCTTGAGACGCGTCTAGACTGGCTGAGGAGGGAGAGAAATGTGGTATGGTTGGGCTGGAGCCACCTTAGAGATTGACCTGTCAAGGGGAAAAATTGAAAAGGTAGTTACCGACCGTCAGTTGACCGAGGACTTTCTCGGGGGCAAAGGGACCAACGCCAAAATCTTGTGGGACAGAGTCCCTCCTGAGGTTGACGCTTTCTCCCCGGATAATCTATTGATAGTCAGTGCCGGTGTCCTCAGCGGCACGCTGGTGCCCGGGGCTAACCGCACTATTATTACCTTCAAATCTCCGGTAATGGGTATCAAGTACTATTGCACCATGGGTGGTTTCTTTGGTCCCCAGCTAAAACAGGCCGGCTATGATACCATAATCTTTTCGGGAAAGTCGCCCGTTCCGGTGTATTTATGGATAGATGATGACCATGTGGAACTGCGTAACGCCAGCCATATCTGGGGCAAGGGTAACCTCGAGACCCGCCAGACTATCCAGGAAGAACTGAAAGACGAGAACATTGAAATCATGTCTATCGGTCTGGCCGGGGAGAACCGGGTAGCGGCGGCCAGTATCGAAGGCAGCTATTCAGTTAGCGCCAGCCGGGGTGGAGGAGGCGTGGTCATGGGGGATAAAAACTTAAAGGCGATAGCCGTCCGTGGTACCGGTGACGTTAATGTTTTTAACGGCGCTCGATTGTTTGAGTTATCGGAGCCGATCCTTGAGCGGTCAATAATCAGAAATGAAGCCAACTGGAAGGAGATGTGGCTGGGTGCCGGGCTGGTAACGGCAAATCCTGGGGCGGTGGGGCATTTCAGCGGTGATGTTTCCCCCGAGGTGCAGCAGAAGGTCAAGGGCTACTCCAAGATGACCAAGGGCTATTACCAGGATACCAAGACCAGGGACGCCGCCTGTTTCAACTGTTCCATGCCCTGTAAACGGGTATTTGCCTTTGAGGGCTACCACGTGGCTGGCAAGTGTCAGTGGAATACCGCCGGCGTCATCAATTCTCAGGTAATGAACCCCCGTTATGGACTGAAGTATTATGCTCTGTGCCAGAAGCATGGATTGGATGACATTTCCCTGTCCCAGTACATCGGTTTTGCCATCGACCTGTACCGTAGAGGTATCCTGACCAGAGAGGATACTGACGGTGTGGAGCTGGAATGGGGGAACCCTGAGATAGTCTATGATTTGATTGAAAAAATTGCCCGGCGGCAGGGAATTGGTGATGTTCTGGCTGACGGTCTCTATCTGGCTGCCCAGCGCATCGGCAGAGGCGCGGAAAACTATACCTATCTTACTAAAAAACTGGAGCCTTTACCCTTTGATGTCAGGGGACTGGCCCACCGGGCGCTGCCCATCGCTACTATCGATAAGGCTGACCGTACCCGGGGTTTAAGCGGGACGTACGGAATGTGGGAACGCCCGCGGGAAGAAAGAGAGGCCTATATCAAGGCTGGCTTTTTCCAGTACCCTGAGGAGTTTAAGCAATACTTCCTCAGTGATTTTGACCCTTCCGGGCAGGATTATGAAGCTATGATTCAGTTCATGTCCTACAATGAGGAAATCCTGGCTCTCACTGATGCTACCGGTTTCTGTTTCTTCTGGACGAACTTCGGAACCTTCCCGCCGATAAATAACCGTCCTTTGATGGCTGAACTGGTCTCGGCTGCTACCGGCATGGATATTGATGAGGCTGGAATGACCGAAATCGCCCAGCGCATCGGCCATCTGGTCCGGGCCTATAACGTGAGGGAGGGAATCCGGCGCAAGGATGACGACATGGCGGACACGTTCTATGAGAAGTCACCTGAGCCGCCGCACCGGCAGATTGACCGGGCTTTATTCAACAAATGGCT
This window of the Dehalococcoidales bacterium genome carries:
- a CDS encoding ABC transporter substrate-binding protein, which codes for MKRRIVWPVVSFLMTFSLVLAACAPAAPTTPTSPTTPTSPSTPTTPTTPTIPTTPITPGAETVTLRLTKKDGTAVEKTVEKPQYGGTVNFLLNAAGRIQYFDNVYTNTPSLYAHMQTHDDLVKGNWAMGRAGTEEIDWTGPPGEKMYESWRGAIAESWEIPDEETIIYHIRKGVRWHNNPNLPEASALLGGRELTADDVVFSILRMYNMEPNYPSGDLYAWKARMAPYEHPVSVKALDKWTVEVKLQPGYMDTLLEATADFQFIQGPVELVKKFGDVRDWRNHIGTGPFMLADHIPGSVTSFVRNPNYWDRDPLHPSNQIPYVDNVKIMEISDRSTRMAALRTGKIDVLGGDRWGLNLEDAKILLNGEPRLMYDKRIHFQPNWITLRIDKPELPWYDKRVRHALQLAFDNEAVLKDYYGGEGALLAHYSNIVAGWMDMYTPVEELPESSRKLFEYHPEEAKKLLAEAGYPDGFQIKVLVSAVETEQIDILSIFAEYWAKIGVELIPDVRERSVFVSVSNGKKHDHAVIASSAAFIPFAFQVFNITDTPNTAMVDDPYINEIRKRIKGSYVRNEPEARRIMKEELVPYVIDQSFQIYFPAPEDYALWWPWLKAYHGEFSIAYTNYWSWTQYVWIDQELKKSMGF
- a CDS encoding aldehyde ferredoxin oxidoreductase C-terminal domain-containing protein, which encodes MWYGWAGATLEIDLSRGKIEKVVTDRQLTEDFLGGKGTNAKILWDRVPPEVDAFSPDNLLIVSAGVLSGTLVPGANRTIITFKSPVMGIKYYCTMGGFFGPQLKQAGYDTIIFSGKSPVPVYLWIDDDHVELRNASHIWGKGNLETRQTIQEELKDENIEIMSIGLAGENRVAAASIEGSYSVSASRGGGGVVMGDKNLKAIAVRGTGDVNVFNGARLFELSEPILERSIIRNEANWKEMWLGAGLVTANPGAVGHFSGDVSPEVQQKVKGYSKMTKGYYQDTKTRDAACFNCSMPCKRVFAFEGYHVAGKCQWNTAGVINSQVMNPRYGLKYYALCQKHGLDDISLSQYIGFAIDLYRRGILTREDTDGVELEWGNPEIVYDLIEKIARRQGIGDVLADGLYLAAQRIGRGAENYTYLTKKLEPLPFDVRGLAHRALPIATIDKADRTRGLSGTYGMWERPREEREAYIKAGFFQYPEEFKQYFLSDFDPSGQDYEAMIQFMSYNEEILALTDATGFCFFWTNFGTFPPINNRPLMAELVSAATGMDIDEAGMTEIAQRIGHLVRAYNVREGIRRKDDDMADTFYEKSPEPPHRQIDRALFNKWLDRYYELKGWDNDGIPTGGALHEIGLEYVRQDLEQRRILTPPSGRVLVT